A region of Lycium barbarum isolate Lr01 chromosome 3, ASM1917538v2, whole genome shotgun sequence DNA encodes the following proteins:
- the LOC132630740 gene encoding uncharacterized protein LOC132630740 — MKMKILLISDVIKRHHDIKEVSKASQENQMSECTQAGKLNINEVSNEEVQGKIRKYSISLENKDERVIGCFPSKTGSMDQEASAQDLILKDNSNVVSTQKKPSPHKELHDLVSHNLKDLENKCCFTEWQDVISTYGKQAESNLILEECSSHETKSSKKGRKGNPNAELVVSRSASKRNTGHSWSLFKILDTLTDIKEDWVCRWLALTAMVTLKLTFLDSGKMLVTPLVYAKCDAVDRLELWDNIYSLSSNMNFPWLVGRDFNVILHEEEKIGGLPVHQTKVEDFAFCKNSCDLQDIDFRGSPFTWWNGRAGEDCIFKRLDSILVNNQLQEWLGNLQMEHLSRTGSDHAPLLLTTGEQVQQFSKPFIFLKFWVDHESFLHTVEQHWSTEFVGDAFITFKFKMKKLKAAQSVWSKETFGDIFKQLTIREDIVKIKEQLFEEDPSEVNRMVLQQAQAEFKRYMHFKEDFWKQKAGVKWQSEGDKNTRFFHSLVNGRRNRMQLNRIQNDEGAWLEDRDQISTVAVYFYQQQFSSTPTSSDYSILEHVQEAITQDQNDLLCSMPSLEEVHKAVFELAGDSACGPDGLSGIFYQKCWDIVGVDVYNVVKAFFDGQTLPKSVTHTNLVLLPKKEIINNFSDLRPIGLSNFINKIITRVIHESLESILPCLISQNQSGFVKGRNIIENVLLTQEVVADIRKRGRPANVIIKLDMEKAYDRVSWKYLIQVMKRMGFSEVFVDMIWRILANNWYSNLINGQATGFFHFTKGVNQGDPLSHALFILAAEVLSRALNSLFD, encoded by the exons atgaagatgaagattttACTCATTTCTGATGTAATTAAAAGGCATCATGATATAAAGGAGGTTTCTAAAGCTTCTCAAGAAAATCAGATGTCTGAATGTACTCAAGCAGGTAAGTTGAATATAAATGAAGTCTCTAATGAGGAAGTTCAAGGTAAGATTAGAAAGTATTCAATTAGCCTGGAGAATAAAGATGAAAGGGTTATTGGTTGCTTTCCAAGTAAGACTGGTTCCATGGATCAGGAGGCTTCTGCTCAAGATCTAATTCTGAAAGATAATTCTAATGTAGTATCTACCCAGAAGAAACCTTCTCCTCATAAAGAATTACATGATCTGGTGTCACATAATCTGAAGGATTTGGAGAATAAATGTTGCTTTACTGAATGGCAAGATGTGATCAGTACATATGGTAAGCAAGCTGAGAGTAATCTAATATTGGAGGAATGTTCTTCACATGAGACTAAAAGTAGTAAGAAAGGGAGGAAAGGCAATCCTAATGCTGAATTGGTGGTTAGTAGATCAGCTTCTAAAAGAAACACAGGT CATTCATGGAGCCTTTTCAAGATTCTAGACACATTGACagatataaaagaagattgggtATGCAGGTGGCTGGCTTTAACTGCAATG GTTACTCTCAAGCTTACTTTCCTAGACAGTGGCAAAATGTTAGTCACTCCCTTAGTTTATGCAAAGTGTGATGCTGTGGATAGATTGGAACTGTGGGataatatctattctttatcaagCAACATGAATTTTCCATGGTTGGTAGGTAgagatttcaatgtcattttaCATGAAGAAGAGAAGATAGGTGGGTTGCCTGTTCACCAAACTAAGGTTGAGGATTTTGCATTTTGCAAAAACTCTTGTGACTTGCAGGATATTGACTTTAGGGGCAGTcctttcacttggtggaatggtagagctgGGGAAGATTGCATATTCAAAAGACTGGACAGTATCTTAGTCAATAATCAGTTGCAAGAATGGCTTGGTAATCTACAAATGGAGCATTTATCCAGAACTGGATCAGATCATGCACCTCTTTTGCTTACAACAGGAGAACAAGTTCAACAATTCTCCAAGCCTTTTATATTTCTAAAATTTTGGGTAGATCATGAGTCTTTCTTGCATACAGTGGAACAACATTGGAGTACTGAGTTTGTTGGAGATGCTTTTATTACTTTCAAGTTTAAAATGAAGAAATTGAAAGCTGCTCAATCTGTATGGAGTAAAGAGACTTTTGGTGATATCTTTAAGCAACTAACTATTAGAGAGGATATTGTTAAGATCAAAGAGCAGTTGTTTGAAGAGGATCCCTCTGAAGTTAATAGAATGGTTTTGCAACAAGCTCAAGCTGAATTCAAAAGATATATGCATTTTAAAGAAGACTTTTGGAAACAAAAGGCTGGTGTTAAATGGCAATCAGAAGGAGATAAAAATACAAGGTTTTTTCACAGCTTGGTAAATGGAAGGAGGAATAGAATGCAACTTAATAGAATACAAAATGATGAAGGTGCATGGTTGGAAGATAGGGATCAGATTTCAACAGTAGCTGTATACTTCTATCAGCAACAATTCTCTTCTACGCCAACATCATCAGACTATAGCATCTTAGAGCATGTGCAGGAAGCTATTACTCAGGATCAAAATGATTTATTATGCTCTATGCCATCTTTGGAGGAAGTGCATAAAGCTGTATTTGAGTTAGCAGGTGATAGTGCATGTGGCCCTGATGGTTTATCAGGAATCTTCTATCAGAAATGTTGGGATATTGTTGGGGTAGATGTATACAATGTAGTTAAGGCTTTCTTTGATGGTCAAACTCTTCCAAAATCTGTCACTCATACTAATTTGGTTTTACTACCAAAGAAGGAAATTATCAACAATTTTTCTGATCTCAGGCCTATCGGTTTAAGTAACTTCATCAACAAGATCATTACTAGAGTTATTCATGAAAGTTTGGAATCTATTCTGCCTTGCTTAATTTCTCAAAACCAATCTGGTTTTGTAAAAGGAAGGAATATTATAGAAAATGTGTTACTTACTCAAGAGGTTGTTGCCGATATTAGAAAGAGGGGAAGGCCAGCAAATGTGATCATCAAACTAGACATGGAaaaggcatatgatagggtctcTTGGAAGTATTTAATTCAGGTGATGAAGAGGATGGGATTTTCAGAGGTATTTGTGGATATGATTTGGAGAATACTTGCTAATAACTGGTATTCAAACCTCATTAATGGACAGGCTACTGGTTTCTTTCATTTTACAAAGGGAGTAAATCAAGGTGATCCTTTATCACATGCATTATTCATCTTGGCTGCTGAAGTATTATCAAGAGCTTTAAATAGCTTGTTTGATTAA